AGCATTATAACAAAACTCCTTTCGGATGTTACTTCATTTATTCTTCGCCGAACTGCATAAATTTAGGCAGCTTCGGTAAAAACTATAACTATCCTTCACCACCTGCAGAAGTGGAGGTTAAGATAAGGGGCTTTCTCCACCGGATGCGACAGCATGGCGGAGAGGGCCCTTTTTGCTGCCCGTGGCCCCCCACCATTATACATTTATCCGTATAAAAAAGAAAACTCCCTTATACAACAAGGGAGTCATTATCCTCTTTAATTATGGAGCAAAAACCAAATCATATACATGTCTCCATGTGCTCCATTGTAGAACATCGCTAAACTCTTTTTTGCCAAGGACGACGTAACCGACGACCAGCCCGCCTCCAAGTGCAGCTACGAGAAGCAAAGGAATAAGAATCCACTGGATGAGTGTCCATTTTGATAATCCTCGCTGCTTCGTCTCTTTTTTGTCTTCGGGTTTGTCTTCCGACTTCACCTTTTTCTTACGTTCCATTCCTTCACCTCTACCCGCGCATGTTATTGGCCAGACCTAGCATCTGATCACTTGAAGAAAGCGCCCGAGCTGCGAGTTGATACGTACGTTGAATCTGCATCATTTCTGTCATTTCTGTGGTCATGTCGACATTCGACTGCTCCAGCCACCCTGAGCGCACTCCAATTCCAGAAGCCTCACCTGCCGCTCTTTGAACAAAAGCCTGCTGTGCTGTTACTCCATCGGCAAGCATATAGAAATTTCCGTCCACTGCCTTTAAAGCATTCTGTGTCTTAGGTTCTACAATCATTATAGTACCCGCTACCTGAACAGGTCCATTCTCAGTCTGTTTCGTTAATACACGACCAGATTCATCGATAGCCGCATTCACGCCCACAGGAACCGTTAAAGGATTACCTGCTGTATTCAGTACCGAATTCCCCGTATTATCTACAAGGACCATCTTCGTTGCATCGGTGGTGTCCGGAGTAAAGTGAAAGTCACCTTGTCGTGTATAAGCTGTAGTTCCATTGACCTGAACTCCAAAAAGCCCATTACCTTGAATCGCCAAATCGGTTGGATTACCGGTTTCTTTAAGAGGTCCTTCTTCCCAATTGGTCGTAATCGAAGGCACATAAGTCCCAAAACCGATATTAAAACCCAGCGGTGTAGCGCGGCCCGGCTGATCATAGTCATCTGATTGCTGCTGTACACGAGTCAGCACATCCTCAAAGGAGCCTTGCTTGCGCTTATAGCCATTTGTATCCATATTGGCTAGATTATCCGCTATAATATCAAGCCGCTTCTGAAGGCTGGACATGGAGACTGCTGCACTAATCGTTGAGTTGTTCATAGATCAAACCTCCTATAAGCTTTACCTGTAAAGCTCAGTTCATAAGTAGTGCCTATACCCTGCCGACTTCAGTTACAGCCTTTTGCAAGCTGCTATCATAATATTGAACGATCTTTTGGTTTGCTTCATAAGCCCGGTATGCAGCATTCAAATCTACAGTAACCTGGGTAGGGTCAACATTAGAGCCCTCTAAGTATCCTTGACGCACCTGCAAGTTATCAGTTGCATTGGAGTAACGAATGTCCGCCGCCGCTATATCAACAGCGTGAAACACACCTTTACCATCACGCACAAGCTCCTGCGGCTTTGTAACTACACTCACACCAATTTTGGTCCCTGTCGGAAGTCCTGTTTCTGGATTTAGTACATTCCCCTGCCCGTCCACTTTAAGGGTGTCCTGATTTCCTGTCAAG
This Paenibacillus sp. FSL R5-0345 DNA region includes the following protein-coding sequences:
- a CDS encoding DNA-directed RNA polymerase subunit beta — encoded protein: MERKKKVKSEDKPEDKKETKQRGLSKWTLIQWILIPLLLVAALGGGLVVGYVVLGKKEFSDVLQWSTWRHVYDLVFAP
- a CDS encoding flagellar hook-basal body protein, with protein sequence MNNSTISAAVSMSSLQKRLDIIADNLANMDTNGYKRKQGSFEDVLTRVQQQSDDYDQPGRATPLGFNIGFGTYVPSITTNWEEGPLKETGNPTDLAIQGNGLFGVQVNGTTAYTRQGDFHFTPDTTDATKMVLVDNTGNSVLNTAGNPLTVPVGVNAAIDESGRVLTKQTENGPVQVAGTIMIVEPKTQNALKAVDGNFYMLADGVTAQQAFVQRAAGEASGIGVRSGWLEQSNVDMTTEMTEMMQIQRTYQLAARALSSSDQMLGLANNMRG